A stretch of Triticum aestivum cultivar Chinese Spring chromosome 1D, IWGSC CS RefSeq v2.1, whole genome shotgun sequence DNA encodes these proteins:
- the LOC123167669 gene encoding flotillin-like protein 2 — MATFRVADASEYLAITGWGIDDVKLAKKAWVFVGQQCKKFSISPVNYEFEVHAMSAEKLPFILPAVFTIGPKITATGAEASDKRDLEAQLLLYAKLIAPLHRSRSHVHELVKGIIEGETRVLAADLTMEEIFKGTKTFKEKVFNRVQLELNQFGLVIYNANVKQLVDVPGHEYFSYLGQKTQQDAANQAKVDVDEARMKGEVGAKEREGLTRQNAAKVDAETKVLSVRQQGQGLKEEAKVKAEVQVFENAREADIAAAKAELAMKKAGFDKQAKVAEVEAAKAVAIREAELQMEVERKNAMRQTEKLKAEQLSKATVQYETQVQESNALFYSRQKAAEAALFEQMRTAEARKAQADAQFFEQKMAEDAKLYAKQKEAESLALLGRAKTEYAASMLQALGGNYYALRDYLMIDGGMYTEMASINAGAVNGMQPKISIWSNGAGADGAAANAGKEAAGGSALQQVAGVYKMLPPLLSTVHEQTGMLPPAWMGALPKDGAAN, encoded by the exons ATGGCGACCTTCCGCGTCGCGGACGCGTCGGAGTACCTGGCCATCACCGGCTGGGGCATCGACGACGTCAAGCTCGCCAAGAAGGCGTGGGTCTTCGTGGGGCAGCAGTGCAAGAAGTTCAGCATCTCGCCGGTCAACTACGAGTTCGAGGTGCACGCCATGAGCGCCGAGAAGCTGCCCTTcatcctccccgccgtcttcaccATCGGCCCCAAGATCACCGCCACCGGGGCAGAGGCGTCAGACAAGAGGGACCTTGAGGCGCAGCTCCTCCTCTACGCCAAGCTCATCGCCCCGCTGCACAGGTCGAGGAGCCACGTCCACGAGCTCGTCAAGGGGATCATCGAGGGCGAGACCCGCGTGCTCGCCGCCGACCTCACCATGGAGGAGATCTTCAAGGGGACCAAGACCTTCAAAGAGAAGGTCTTCAACAGGGTGCAGCTGGAGCTTAATCAGTTCGGACTCGTCATCTACAACGCCAACGTGAAGCAGCTGGTGGATGTGCCGGGGCACGAGTACTTCTCCTACCTCGGGCAGAAGACGCAGCAGGATGCCGCGAACCAGGCCAAGGTGGACGTGGACGAGGCCCGGATGAAGGGAGAGGTGGGCGCCAAGGAGAGGGAGGGCCTGACTCGGCAGAACGCCGCCAAAGTGGATGCTGAGACCAAGGTGCTGTCGGTGCGGCAGCAGGGTCAGGGGCTCAAGGAGGAGGCCAAGGTGAAGGCCGAGGTGCAGGTGTTCGAGAATGCAAGGGAGGCCGACATCGCGGCGGCCAAGGCCGAGCTTGCCATGAAGAAGGCCGGATTTGACAAGCAGGCCAAGGTGGCTGAGGTTGAGGCGGCCAAGGCCGTCGCCATCCGCGAGGCCGAGCTCCAGATGGAGGTCGAGCGCAAGAACGCCATGCGCCAGACCGAGAAGCTCAAGGCCGAACAGCTCAGCAAGGCCACAGTGCAGTACGAGACACAG GTTCAAGAATCAAACGCGCTGTTCTACAGCAGGCagaaggcggcggaggcggcgctgtTCGAGCAGATGAGGACGGCGGAGGCGCGCAAGGCGCAGGCCGACGCGCAGTTCTTCGAGCAGAAGATGGCCGAGGACGCCAAGCTGTACGCCAAACAGAAGGAGGCGGAGTCCCTGGCCCTGCTGGGCAGGGCCAAGACGGAGTACGCGGCGTCCATGCTCCAGGCGCTGGGCGGCAACTACTACGCCCTCAGGGACTACCTCATGATCGACGGCGGCATGTACACGGAGATGGCGAGCATCAACGCCGGCGCAGTCAACGGCATGCAGCCCAAGATCAGCATCTGGAGCAACGGCGCCggcgcggacggcgccgccgcgaATGCCGGCAAAGAGGCCGCTGGAGGCAGCGCCCTGCAGCAGGTGGCCGGGGTGTACAAGATGCTGCCGCCGCTTCTGTCAACGGTGCACGAGCAGACTGGGATGCTGCCGCCGGCGTGGATGGGCGCGCTGCCCAAGGACGGCGCCGCCAACTGA